The Diospyros lotus cultivar Yz01 chromosome 15, ASM1463336v1, whole genome shotgun sequence genome has a window encoding:
- the LOC127791758 gene encoding uncharacterized protein LOC127791758, with product MTDAWTDRKRRSIMNLCVNSNAGTVFLSSKESSDEAHTSELIFEYVDKCIEQVGPQNVIQVVTDNAANNMGAAKLLKLKRPNIFWTSCATHTINLMLESIGKLPKFKKVIDQAKSLTIFIYAHHKTLSLMRSFTKKRDIVRPGVTRFASSFLTLQSLMEKKAQMRTMFTSSEWDECKWSKIVKGKATYATVMSITFWNGVNLCLKVFAPLVKVLRIVDADKKPSMSFLYGELKHAKEAIMQALNNIEKNYQPIIEIIEARVKDRLDSPLHFAAYLLNPYYFFKDMSIKLDHEVMDGFFNCVEMFYDTNGELQGHVVNIELPKYTHKEGTFGKS from the coding sequence atgacagatgcttggacaGACAGAAAAAGGAGGAGtatcatgaacctatgtgttaattctaatgcaggtACTGTTTTTTTGTCTTCCAAAGAGTCTTCAGACGAAGCACATACAAGCGAACTCATTTTTGAATATGTGGAcaagtgcattgagcaagttggcccacaaaatgtcatccaagtagtaacagacaatgctgccaacaatatgggagcagcaaaattattgaaattgaagaggccaaatatcttttggacatcatgtgctactcacactatcaatttgatgcttgaaagtattggaaaactACCAAAGTTTAaaaaagtcattgatcaggccaagagtttgacgatcttcatttatgcacaccataagacaTTGTCCTTAATGAGATCATTTACAAAGAAGAGGGATATTGTGAGACCGGGAGTTACTAGATtcgcttcttctttccttactttgcaaagtttgatggagaaaaaagcTCAAATGAGGACAATGTTTACTAGCTCTGAATGGGATGAGTGCAAATGGTCAAAgattgttaaagggaaagcaacatatgctactgtgatgagcattactttttggaatggtgtgaaTTTATGCCTCAAGGTTTTTGCTCCTTTGGTGAAGGTacttcgaattgttgatgcagataAAAAGCCTTCTATGAGCTTTTTATATGGAGAGCTTAAGCATGCAAAGGAAGCTATTATGCAGGCCCTAAATAATATTGAGAAGAACTATCAACCTATTATtgagattattgaagcaagggtaaaagataggctagatagtccactacattttgcggcttaccttttgaatccctattACTTTTTTAAGGATATGAGTATAAAACTTGATCATGAAGTCATGGATGGATTTTTTAactgtgtggagatgttttatgatACCAATGGTGAATTGCAAGGTCATGTTGTAAATATTGAGTTGCCAAAATATACTCATAAAGAAGGAACTTTTGGAAAATCGTGA